From Streptomyces sp. Edi4, one genomic window encodes:
- a CDS encoding DUF475 domain-containing protein, with the protein MLLKTFGWSFVITAIGLALAVLYDGWTALGVVAILAVLEISLSFDNAVVNAGILKKMNAFWQKIFLTVGVLIAVFGMRLLFPVVIVAISAKIGPIDAVDLALNDADRYQQLVTDAHPSIAAFGGMFLLMIFLDFIFEDRDIKWLAWLERPLAKLGKIDMLSVCIALIALLVASMTVATHAHQHGGAHVDKAQTVLISGIAGLITYLVVGGLSGYFENRLEEDEEREHEQEEEAKRTGSKVSAVAMAGKAAFFMFLYLEVLDASFSFDGVIGAFAITNDIVLMALGLGIGAMYVRSLTVYLVRQGTLDDYVYLEHGAHYAIGALAVILLVTIQYEINDVITGLVGVVLIAWSFFSSVRRNRRIAAADGEGAGEPAEVGSGV; encoded by the coding sequence GTGCTTCTGAAAACCTTCGGCTGGTCATTCGTGATCACCGCGATCGGCCTGGCCCTGGCCGTGCTCTACGACGGCTGGACCGCCCTCGGGGTCGTCGCCATCCTGGCGGTCCTGGAGATCTCGCTGTCCTTCGACAACGCGGTGGTCAACGCCGGAATCCTGAAGAAGATGAATGCCTTCTGGCAGAAGATCTTCCTCACGGTCGGCGTCCTCATCGCCGTCTTCGGCATGCGCCTGCTCTTCCCCGTCGTCATCGTCGCCATCAGCGCCAAGATCGGTCCCATCGACGCGGTCGACCTGGCCCTGAACGACGCGGACCGCTACCAGCAGCTGGTGACCGACGCGCACCCCTCCATCGCCGCCTTCGGTGGCATGTTCCTCCTGATGATCTTCCTCGACTTCATTTTCGAGGACCGCGACATCAAATGGCTCGCCTGGCTCGAGCGCCCGCTGGCCAAGCTCGGCAAGATCGACATGCTCTCGGTCTGCATCGCCCTGATCGCGCTGCTCGTCGCCTCCATGACGGTGGCCACCCACGCCCACCAGCACGGCGGCGCGCACGTGGACAAGGCGCAGACGGTCCTGATCTCCGGCATCGCCGGCCTCATCACCTACCTCGTCGTCGGCGGCCTCTCGGGCTACTTCGAGAACCGCCTCGAAGAGGACGAGGAGCGTGAGCACGAGCAGGAGGAAGAGGCCAAGCGCACCGGCAGCAAGGTGTCCGCCGTCGCCATGGCCGGCAAGGCCGCCTTCTTCATGTTCCTCTACCTGGAGGTCCTGGACGCGTCGTTCTCCTTCGACGGCGTGATCGGCGCCTTCGCCATCACCAACGACATCGTCCTGATGGCGCTCGGCCTCGGCATCGGCGCGATGTACGTACGGTCGCTCACCGTCTACCTGGTCCGCCAGGGCACCCTGGACGACTACGTCTACCTGGAGCACGGAGCGCACTACGCGATCGGTGCGCTGGCCGTGATCCTGCTCGTCACCATCCAGTACGAGATCAACGACGTGATCACGGGTCTGGTCGGCGTCGTCCTCATCGCGTGGTCCTTCTTCTCCTCCGTGCGCCGCAACCGGCGGATCGCGGCGGCCGACGGCGAGGGCGCGGGCGAACCGGCGGAAGTCGGCTCCGGGGTGTGA
- a CDS encoding TerD family protein — protein sequence MGVSLSKGGNVSLTKAAPNLTAVIVGLGWDARTTTGGDFDLDASALLTNDQGKVTNDSNFVFFNNLKSPDGSVEHTGDNLTGEGEGDDEVIKVNLAAVPADVAKIVFPVSIYEAESRQQSFGQVRNAYIRVVNQADNSELARYDLSEDASTETAMVFGELYRNGAEWKFRAIGQGYASGLRGIAQDFGVNV from the coding sequence GTGGGAGTCAGCCTCAGCAAGGGCGGCAACGTCTCGCTGACCAAGGCCGCCCCCAACCTGACCGCGGTCATCGTCGGTCTGGGATGGGACGCACGCACCACCACCGGGGGTGACTTCGACCTGGATGCCAGTGCCCTGCTGACCAACGACCAGGGCAAGGTCACCAACGACTCGAACTTCGTGTTCTTCAACAACCTCAAGAGCCCCGACGGCTCGGTCGAGCACACCGGTGACAACCTCACCGGTGAGGGCGAGGGCGACGACGAGGTCATCAAGGTGAACCTGGCCGCGGTGCCGGCCGATGTCGCCAAGATCGTCTTTCCGGTCTCGATCTACGAGGCCGAGTCCCGCCAGCAGTCCTTCGGCCAGGTGCGCAACGCCTACATCCGCGTGGTGAACCAGGCGGACAATTCCGAGCTGGCGCGCTACGACCTGAGCGAGGACGCCTCGACGGAGACCGCGATGGTCTTCGGCGAGCTGTACCGCAACGGCGCGGAGTGGAAGTTCCGCGCCATCGGCCAGGGTTACGCGTCGGGCCTGCGCGGCATCGCACAGGACTTCGGCGTCAACGTCTGA
- a CDS encoding TetR family transcriptional regulator, whose product MTVEQRPVAPSGGLRELKKQRTRDALLRVALELFTTQGYERTTIDEIAEAVDVSQRTFFRYFANKEAVVFAAQSAVEGHFIDALRERPPGEGPFTAMRRSVLSAWDTIEERLSPVVPVTLYMRTYQVIESTPALLAVHLRRSVELEEHIARLIAEREGLDVDADPRPRVAVAAFTGVMRVAGCLWGKGQDTSVAAIRELTCAYMDHLGPALADDWRS is encoded by the coding sequence GTGACGGTGGAGCAGCGGCCGGTGGCGCCCTCGGGCGGCCTGCGCGAGCTGAAGAAGCAGCGCACCCGCGACGCCCTGCTGCGGGTGGCCCTCGAACTGTTCACGACCCAGGGGTACGAGCGGACGACCATCGACGAGATCGCCGAAGCGGTCGACGTCTCGCAGCGCACGTTCTTCCGCTACTTCGCCAACAAGGAGGCCGTGGTCTTCGCCGCCCAGTCCGCCGTGGAGGGGCACTTCATCGACGCGCTGCGCGAACGGCCCCCCGGTGAGGGCCCGTTCACCGCGATGCGCCGTTCGGTGCTCTCGGCCTGGGACACCATCGAGGAGCGCCTGTCCCCCGTGGTGCCGGTCACCCTCTACATGCGTACGTACCAGGTGATCGAGTCGACCCCCGCGCTGCTCGCCGTCCATCTGCGCCGCTCGGTGGAGCTGGAGGAGCACATCGCGCGTCTGATCGCCGAACGCGAGGGTCTGGACGTGGACGCCGACCCCAGGCCCCGGGTGGCGGTGGCCGCCTTCACCGGGGTGATGCGGGTGGCCGGCTGTCTCTGGGGGAAGGGCCAGGACACGAGCGTGGCGGCGATCCGCGAACTCACCTGCGCCTACATGGATCACCTCGGCCCCGCCCTCGCCGACGACTGGCGCTCCTGA
- a CDS encoding TerD family protein: MGVTLAKGGNVSLSKAAPNLTQVLVGLGWDARSTTGADFDLDASALLCANGRVLGDEYFVFYNNLTSPEGSVEHTGDNLTGEGEGDDESLIVDLTKVPAGCDKIVFPVSIHDADNRGQTFGQVANAFIRVVNQADGQELARYDLSEDASTETAMIFGELYRYGGEWKFRAVGQGYASGLRGIALDFGVNVS; encoded by the coding sequence ATGGGCGTCACGCTCGCCAAGGGAGGCAATGTCTCCCTCTCCAAGGCCGCACCGAACCTCACGCAGGTCCTCGTCGGCCTCGGCTGGGACGCGCGCTCCACCACCGGAGCCGACTTCGACCTCGACGCCAGCGCGCTGCTGTGCGCCAACGGACGCGTGCTGGGCGATGAGTACTTCGTCTTCTACAACAACCTCACGAGCCCCGAGGGCTCCGTCGAGCACACCGGCGACAACCTCACGGGCGAGGGGGAGGGCGACGACGAGTCCCTGATCGTCGACCTGACGAAGGTGCCCGCCGGCTGCGACAAGATCGTCTTTCCGGTCTCGATCCACGACGCCGACAACCGGGGCCAGACCTTCGGGCAGGTCGCCAACGCGTTCATCCGCGTGGTCAACCAGGCCGACGGCCAGGAGCTGGCCCGCTACGACCTCAGCGAGGACGCCTCGACGGAGACCGCGATGATCTTCGGCGAGCTGTACCGCTACGGCGGCGAGTGGAAGTTCCGGGCCGTCGGCCAGGGGTACGCATCGGGTCTGCGGGGCATCGCCCTAGACTTCGGGGTCAACGTCTCCTAA
- the aceE gene encoding pyruvate dehydrogenase (acetyl-transferring), homodimeric type, with protein sequence MASGSDRNPIIIGGLPSQVPDFDPEETQEWLDSLDAAVDERGRERARYLMLRLIERAREKRVAVPEMRSSDYVNTIATKDEPFFPGNEEIERKVLNATRWNAAVMVSRAQRPGIGVGGHIATFASSASLYDVGFNHFFRGKEEDGGDQIFFQGHASPGIYARAYLLDRLSEQQLDAFRQEKSKAPHGLSSYPHPRLMPDFWEFPTVSMGLGPLGAIYQARMNRYMEARGIADTSNSHVWAFLGDGEMDEPESLGQLSIAARENLDNLTFVVNCNLQRLDGPVRGNGKIIQELESQFRGAGWNVIKLIWDRSWDPLLAQDRDGILVNKMNTTPDGQFQTYATETGAYIREHFFGDDHRLRAMVEGMTDQQILHLGRGGHDHKKIFAAFAAAKAHKGQPTVILAHTVKGWTLGPNFEGRNATHQMKKLTVDDLKGFRDRLHIPITDKELEGGAPPYYHPGRKSEEIQYMHDRRLGLGGYVPTRVVRAKPLPLPEDKTYAAAKKGSGQQSIATTMAFVRILKDLMRDKEIGRRFVLIAPDEYRTFGMDAFFPSAKIYNPLGQQYEAVDRELLLAYKESPTGQMLHDGISEAGCTASLIAAGSAYATHGEPLIPVYVFYSMFGFQRTGDQFWQMADQLARGFVLGATAGRTTLTGEGLQHADGHSHLLASTNPACVAYDPAYGYEIAHIVKDGLRRMYGPESEDVFYYLTVYNEPIQHPAEPSDVDVDGILKGIHRVAPGASGAIPAQIMASGVAVPWAIEAQRILAEEWNVRADVWSATSWNELRRDAVEVEEHNLLHPEEEQRVPYVTRKLQGAQGPFVAVSDWMRAVPDQIARWVPGTYQSLGADGFGFADTRGAARRFFHIDAQSIVLAVLTELAREGKVDRSALKQAVDRYRLLDVSAAEPGAAGGDA encoded by the coding sequence GTGGCTTCCGGATCCGATCGCAACCCGATCATCATTGGCGGCCTGCCGAGCCAGGTCCCGGACTTCGATCCCGAAGAGACCCAGGAGTGGCTCGACTCCCTGGACGCCGCCGTCGACGAACGCGGCCGGGAACGGGCCCGCTATCTGATGCTCCGGCTGATCGAGCGGGCGCGCGAGAAGCGCGTGGCCGTGCCCGAGATGCGCAGCTCGGACTATGTCAACACGATCGCCACCAAGGACGAGCCGTTCTTCCCCGGCAACGAGGAGATCGAGCGCAAGGTCCTCAACGCGACCCGCTGGAACGCGGCCGTGATGGTCTCCCGTGCGCAGCGCCCCGGCATCGGCGTCGGCGGCCACATCGCGACCTTCGCCTCCTCCGCCTCCCTGTACGACGTGGGCTTCAACCACTTCTTCCGCGGCAAGGAGGAGGACGGCGGCGACCAGATCTTCTTCCAGGGCCACGCCTCCCCCGGCATCTACGCCCGCGCCTACCTCCTCGACCGGCTCAGCGAGCAGCAGCTCGACGCCTTCCGCCAGGAGAAGTCGAAGGCCCCGCACGGGCTCTCCTCCTACCCGCACCCGCGGCTCATGCCGGACTTCTGGGAGTTCCCGACCGTCTCGATGGGCCTTGGCCCGCTCGGCGCGATCTACCAGGCGCGGATGAACCGTTACATGGAGGCGCGCGGCATCGCCGACACCTCCAACTCGCACGTGTGGGCCTTCCTCGGCGACGGCGAGATGGACGAGCCCGAGTCGCTTGGCCAGCTGTCCATCGCGGCCCGCGAGAACCTGGACAACCTGACCTTCGTCGTCAACTGCAACCTCCAGCGCCTCGACGGCCCGGTGCGCGGCAACGGCAAGATCATCCAGGAGCTGGAGTCGCAGTTCCGCGGCGCCGGATGGAACGTCATCAAGCTGATCTGGGACCGCAGTTGGGACCCGCTGCTCGCCCAGGACCGCGACGGCATCCTGGTCAACAAGATGAACACCACGCCGGACGGCCAGTTCCAGACCTACGCCACCGAGACCGGCGCCTACATCCGTGAGCACTTCTTCGGCGACGACCACCGACTGCGGGCCATGGTCGAGGGCATGACCGACCAGCAGATCCTGCACCTCGGGCGCGGCGGCCACGACCACAAGAAGATCTTCGCGGCGTTCGCGGCGGCCAAGGCGCACAAGGGCCAGCCGACCGTGATCCTTGCCCACACCGTCAAGGGCTGGACGCTCGGGCCCAACTTCGAGGGCCGCAACGCGACCCACCAGATGAAGAAGCTGACGGTCGACGACCTCAAGGGCTTCCGGGACCGGCTGCACATCCCGATCACGGACAAGGAGCTGGAGGGCGGCGCGCCGCCGTACTACCACCCCGGACGCAAGTCCGAGGAGATCCAGTACATGCACGACCGCCGGCTCGGGCTCGGTGGCTATGTGCCGACGCGCGTGGTGCGCGCCAAGCCGCTTCCGCTGCCCGAGGACAAGACGTACGCGGCCGCCAAGAAGGGTTCGGGCCAGCAGTCGATCGCCACGACGATGGCGTTCGTGCGCATCCTGAAGGACCTGATGCGGGACAAGGAGATCGGCAGGCGCTTCGTGCTGATCGCGCCCGACGAGTACCGCACCTTCGGCATGGACGCGTTCTTCCCGAGCGCCAAGATCTACAACCCGCTGGGTCAGCAGTACGAGGCGGTCGACCGCGAACTCCTGCTCGCCTACAAGGAGTCGCCCACGGGCCAGATGCTGCACGACGGCATCTCCGAGGCGGGCTGCACGGCGTCCCTGATCGCCGCGGGTTCGGCGTACGCCACGCACGGCGAGCCGCTGATCCCGGTGTACGTCTTCTACTCGATGTTCGGTTTCCAGCGCACCGGCGACCAGTTCTGGCAGATGGCCGACCAGTTGGCGCGCGGATTCGTCCTCGGCGCGACCGCCGGACGTACGACGCTGACCGGCGAGGGGTTGCAGCACGCCGACGGGCACTCGCACCTGCTGGCCTCGACCAACCCGGCCTGTGTCGCCTACGACCCGGCGTACGGCTACGAGATCGCGCACATCGTCAAGGACGGTCTGCGCCGGATGTACGGGCCCGAGAGTGAGGACGTCTTCTACTACCTCACGGTCTACAACGAGCCGATCCAGCACCCGGCCGAGCCGTCGGACGTCGACGTGGACGGCATCCTCAAGGGCATCCACCGCGTCGCCCCCGGTGCGTCGGGCGCCATCCCGGCGCAGATCATGGCGTCCGGTGTCGCCGTGCCCTGGGCCATCGAGGCGCAGCGGATCCTCGCCGAGGAGTGGAACGTACGAGCCGACGTCTGGTCGGCGACGTCCTGGAACGAGCTGCGCCGTGACGCCGTCGAGGTGGAGGAGCACAACCTGCTGCACCCCGAGGAGGAGCAGCGCGTCCCGTACGTCACGCGCAAGCTCCAGGGCGCGCAGGGGCCCTTCGTGGCCGTCTCCGACTGGATGCGGGCCGTGCCCGACCAGATCGCGCGCTGGGTTCCCGGCACGTACCAGTCGCTCGGCGCGGACGGGTTCGGCTTCGCGGACACGCGGGGTGCGGCGCGGCGCTTCTTCCACATCGACGCGCAGTCGATCGTGCTGGCCGTGCTCACGGAGCTGGCCCGGGAGGGGAAGGTCGACCGGTCGGCGCTCAAGCAGGCGGTCGACCGGTACCGGTTGCTGGATGTGAGTGCGGCTGAGCCGGGGGCGGCAGGGGGCGACGCGTAA
- a CDS encoding DUF6879 family protein, protein MTTSSKSLGDWFKDFEREAFRLETLDDYSQSGGVDAYQAFLAGKPQPEEYKTAGWVRTVSDAVQAGKRIYRVHVLARPLTDYLRFELSWGYIRNMAAGEEFFILDTTSQGNPVPEAPDFWMFDDQTIGAMKYDGEGKYLGVDFISEDKRPEFRRYRDTAMASAVPFPEWWAQYGE, encoded by the coding sequence GTGACAACCTCATCCAAGTCTCTGGGTGACTGGTTCAAAGACTTCGAGCGGGAAGCTTTCCGACTGGAAACCCTGGACGATTACAGCCAGTCCGGCGGCGTGGATGCCTACCAGGCCTTCCTTGCCGGGAAACCTCAACCGGAGGAATACAAAACCGCCGGATGGGTCAGGACAGTAAGCGACGCGGTGCAGGCGGGAAAGCGCATCTACCGCGTACACGTGTTGGCACGTCCGCTGACCGACTATCTTCGGTTCGAGCTGTCGTGGGGCTACATTCGCAACATGGCTGCCGGAGAGGAGTTCTTCATCCTGGACACCACCAGCCAGGGGAACCCTGTCCCGGAAGCTCCCGACTTCTGGATGTTCGATGACCAGACGATTGGAGCCATGAAGTACGACGGTGAGGGTAAGTACCTCGGCGTCGACTTCATCAGTGAAGACAAACGGCCGGAGTTCCGCCGGTACCGGGATACGGCGATGGCTTCGGCCGTTCCGTTCCCCGAGTGGTGGGCCCAGTACGGCGAGTGA
- a CDS encoding peroxiredoxin — MAIEVGTKAPEFELKDNHGRTVKLSDFRGEKNVVLLFYPFAFTGVCTGELCELRDNLPKFVNDDTQLLAVSNDSIHTLRVFAEQEGLEYPLVSDFWPHGEVSRAYGVFDEDKGCAVRGTFVIDKEGVVRWSVVNGLPDARDLNDYLKALDTI; from the coding sequence ATGGCTATCGAGGTCGGCACCAAGGCCCCGGAGTTCGAGCTCAAGGACAACCACGGCAGGACCGTGAAGCTCAGCGACTTCCGCGGTGAGAAGAACGTGGTGCTGCTCTTCTACCCGTTCGCCTTCACCGGCGTCTGCACGGGCGAGCTGTGCGAACTGCGCGACAACCTGCCGAAGTTCGTCAACGACGACACCCAGCTGCTCGCCGTCTCCAACGACTCCATCCACACCCTGCGCGTCTTCGCCGAGCAGGAGGGCCTGGAGTACCCGCTGGTCTCCGACTTCTGGCCGCACGGCGAGGTCAGCCGCGCGTACGGCGTCTTCGACGAGGACAAGGGCTGCGCGGTGCGCGGCACCTTCGTCATCGACAAGGAAGGTGTGGTCCGCTGGAGCGTGGTGAACGGCCTTCCGGACGCACGCGACCTGAACGACTACCTCAAGGCGCTCGACACCATCTGA
- a CDS encoding MFS transporter produces the protein MTSHIAVEKAPQDEIPAPAKGLRGHPWLTLFAVAIGVMMVALDGTIVAIANPAIQHDLDASLQDVQWITNGYMLALAVSLITAGKLGDRFGHRQTFLIGVVGFAAASGAIGLSHSVTFVIAFRVLQGLFGALLMPAALGLLRATFPAEKLNMAIGIWGMVIGASTAGGPILGGVLVEHVSWQSVFFINVPVGAIALVLGLLILRDHRAENAPKSFDVLGILLLSVAMFCMIWALIKGSEYGWGSGKTLGFIAAAVICFVLFALWETKVKEPLIPLGLFRSVPLSAGTVLMILMAFAFMGGLFFVTFYLQNVHGMTAVDSGLHLLPLTGMMIVASPVAGILITKLGPRIPLVGGMVCTAVAMFGMSRLTIGTGTATMSIWFALLGMGLAPVMVGATEVIVGNAPLELSGVAGGLQQAGMQVGGSLGTAVLGAVMSSQVTSKLPENWAAAKLPPLSPKDSSGLSKAVEVGMGPTKPGTPPEIAAKIAGVAHDTFVSGMSAAFTVAGVVAVLAAAVAMFTKRGENAQAGAGAGHI, from the coding sequence ATGACTAGTCATATCGCCGTGGAAAAGGCGCCGCAGGATGAGATACCGGCGCCGGCCAAGGGGCTGCGCGGCCACCCCTGGCTGACGCTCTTCGCCGTGGCCATCGGCGTGATGATGGTCGCGCTCGACGGCACCATCGTGGCCATCGCGAACCCGGCCATCCAGCACGACCTGGACGCCTCGCTCCAGGACGTCCAATGGATCACCAACGGCTACATGCTGGCCCTGGCCGTCTCGCTGATCACCGCGGGCAAGCTCGGTGACCGCTTCGGCCACCGCCAGACCTTCCTCATCGGTGTGGTCGGCTTCGCGGCCGCGTCCGGGGCCATCGGCCTGTCCCACAGCGTCACCTTCGTCATCGCCTTCCGCGTGCTCCAGGGCCTGTTCGGCGCGCTCCTGATGCCGGCCGCGCTCGGTCTGCTGCGCGCCACCTTCCCGGCCGAGAAGCTGAACATGGCGATCGGCATCTGGGGCATGGTCATCGGCGCCTCCACGGCGGGCGGCCCGATCCTGGGCGGCGTGCTCGTCGAGCACGTCAGCTGGCAGTCCGTGTTCTTCATCAACGTGCCGGTCGGCGCGATCGCGCTGGTGCTCGGCCTGCTGATCCTGCGCGATCACCGCGCGGAGAACGCCCCGAAGTCGTTCGACGTCCTGGGCATCCTGCTCCTCTCGGTCGCGATGTTCTGCATGATCTGGGCCCTCATCAAGGGCTCGGAGTACGGCTGGGGCAGCGGGAAGACCCTCGGGTTCATCGCGGCCGCGGTGATCTGCTTCGTGCTCTTCGCGCTGTGGGAGACCAAGGTCAAGGAACCGCTGATCCCGCTCGGCCTGTTCCGCTCCGTCCCGCTCTCGGCGGGCACCGTCTTGATGATCCTCATGGCGTTCGCCTTCATGGGCGGCCTCTTCTTCGTCACCTTCTACCTTCAGAACGTGCACGGCATGACGGCCGTCGATAGCGGGCTCCACCTGCTGCCGCTGACCGGCATGATGATCGTCGCCTCGCCCGTCGCGGGCATCCTGATCACCAAGCTCGGTCCGCGTATCCCGCTGGTCGGCGGCATGGTCTGCACCGCCGTCGCCATGTTCGGCATGTCCCGGCTGACCATCGGCACGGGCACCGCCACCATGTCGATCTGGTTCGCGCTGCTCGGCATGGGCCTGGCCCCCGTCATGGTCGGCGCCACCGAGGTCATCGTCGGCAACGCGCCGCTGGAGCTGTCCGGCGTCGCGGGCGGTCTCCAGCAGGCCGGCATGCAGGTGGGCGGCTCGCTCGGCACCGCCGTGCTCGGCGCGGTGATGTCCTCGCAGGTCACCTCCAAGCTCCCCGAGAACTGGGCCGCCGCCAAGCTCCCGCCCCTGAGCCCCAAGGACTCCTCCGGCCTGTCCAAGGCGGTCGAGGTCGGCATGGGCCCGACCAAGCCGGGCACGCCGCCGGAGATCGCTGCCAAGATCGCGGGCGTCGCGCATGACACGTTCGTGTCGGGCATGAGCGCCGCGTTCACCGTCGCCGGGGTCGTGGCGGTGCTCGCCGCGGCGGTCGCGATGTTCACCAAGCGCGGCGAGAACGCGCAGGCGGGTGCGGGCGCCGGTCACATCTGA
- a CDS encoding small hydrophobic protein gives MMAGFGHTSRTRRTPRSRNRMWPRTGPDRATLGIIGLVCAVAGFFVLSIVLGPVAMACGWEAMGRRRASGAVPAWVALILGAIDTVLAIIWLVG, from the coding sequence ATGATGGCGGGCTTCGGACACACGAGCCGTACGCGCAGGACCCCCCGGTCACGGAACCGCATGTGGCCCCGGACCGGGCCGGACCGCGCGACGCTGGGCATCATCGGGCTCGTCTGCGCGGTCGCGGGATTCTTCGTCCTGTCGATCGTCCTGGGGCCGGTGGCGATGGCCTGCGGCTGGGAGGCGATGGGGCGCCGCCGGGCCTCCGGTGCGGTGCCGGCCTGGGTCGCCCTGATCCTGGGCGCGATCGATACGGTGCTGGCCATCATCTGGCTGGTGGGCTGA
- a CDS encoding DUF3052 domain-containing protein, whose product MSATADHAEERTNPAMRLGFEPGQVVQEIGYDDDVDQDLREGIESLIGQDLVDEDYDDTADVVLLWFRDEDGDLTDALVDAIGLLEDAGTIWLLSPKTGRDGYIEPSDIQDAAQTAGLSPAKSVSVAKDWSGTRLKSGKR is encoded by the coding sequence GTGAGCGCGACCGCGGACCACGCGGAGGAGCGGACCAACCCGGCCATGAGGCTGGGGTTCGAGCCCGGACAGGTGGTCCAGGAGATCGGTTACGACGACGACGTCGACCAGGATCTCCGCGAGGGCATCGAGTCCCTGATTGGCCAGGATCTCGTCGACGAGGACTATGACGACACAGCCGATGTCGTGCTGTTGTGGTTCCGGGACGAGGACGGCGACCTTACGGACGCGCTGGTGGACGCCATCGGTCTTCTGGAGGACGCCGGCACCATCTGGCTGCTGAGCCCGAAGACCGGCCGGGACGGATACATCGAGCCCAGCGACATCCAGGACGCGGCGCAGACCGCCGGCCTGTCGCCGGCCAAGAGCGTCAGCGTCGCCAAGGACTGGTCGGGCACCCGCCTGAAGTCCGGCAAGCGCTGA
- a CDS encoding helix-turn-helix transcriptional regulator produces MNRSSLGSALRALRESSGMEAKAVARSAAMSRSKLSKIENGNTSPSVTDVDCILTALAVSKEVKAEYMAAARAAATETTTWRLIRRLGYNRKQQQIQALESQTHLFRLFQPSLIPGLLQTPEYIRAVFARRNLTEAQLDLTISARLARQAALYDVDKEFRFIITESVLRWRIVAPLLMVGQLDRVISASRLPNVDIRVVPLAAPQVDFPGHSFSIKDARTVTIETVHAESVVTDPRDIALYTSKFDGFARTAVAGGDMRELIASIRDGFLREQETL; encoded by the coding sequence GTGAACAGATCGAGTCTCGGTTCTGCGCTACGGGCGCTGCGCGAGTCCTCCGGGATGGAGGCCAAGGCAGTGGCTCGTAGCGCCGCCATGTCCAGGTCCAAACTGTCCAAGATCGAGAACGGCAACACGTCTCCGAGCGTCACTGACGTGGACTGCATCCTCACCGCGCTGGCTGTTTCAAAAGAGGTCAAGGCCGAGTACATGGCTGCCGCGCGAGCAGCAGCGACAGAGACGACCACCTGGCGCCTGATCCGACGACTGGGGTACAACCGAAAGCAACAACAGATTCAGGCTCTGGAATCTCAGACTCACCTATTCCGCCTGTTTCAGCCGTCACTGATCCCAGGCCTCCTCCAGACACCGGAGTACATTCGAGCCGTCTTCGCGCGCAGGAACCTCACCGAGGCGCAACTGGATCTCACGATTAGCGCGAGGCTGGCACGGCAAGCCGCGCTTTATGATGTCGACAAGGAGTTTCGGTTCATCATTACGGAATCCGTGCTTCGCTGGCGGATTGTGGCCCCGCTATTGATGGTTGGACAGTTGGACAGGGTAATATCCGCATCCCGGCTCCCCAACGTGGATATTCGAGTGGTACCCCTGGCCGCCCCACAGGTGGACTTTCCGGGGCATTCGTTCTCCATCAAGGATGCGCGCACGGTGACCATCGAGACTGTCCACGCAGAGAGCGTGGTGACCGATCCCCGGGATATAGCGCTCTACACGTCAAAGTTTGATGGATTCGCGCGTACCGCTGTTGCTGGGGGGGATATGCGGGAATTGATCGCTTCCATCCGGGACGGCTTTTTGCGCGAACAGGAAACTCTCTAG